In Acidihalobacter prosperus, the following are encoded in one genomic region:
- a CDS encoding LAGLIDADG family homing endonuclease, translating to MTSASSTASPTSTSSRRSSTPGRGTTSSTPTRTTGRXYEAKAARGEIKVFRKLKAVDLWRKMLSMLFETGHPWVAFKDPCNLRSPQQHVGVVHSSNLCVAPETLVLTDEGHRPIVELAKKGKARVWNGKKFSDVEVFKTGERQALMKVDFDNGASIECTPYHKFYLQDGYAAYGGNIKKVCANELNPGDKLIKWDAPIVSNAAHEDFPHAYTHGFFCGDGTYGKNQRPLVSLYGEKRGLSVYLDIRSGSGKPDASGRLNYSLPLNLRPKFDVPNNHSLSSKLEWFAGLVDADGTVARNGKAQGVQLASTHPDFLERVRLMLQTCGVNASVSLAKEAGVSALPDGHGALREFETKTVYRLYISHKGLEILNKLGWNPRRLKIASVVGNRYSESFVKVVSVKHTGRIDDTFCFTEPERHMGVFNGVLTGQCTEITLNTSDDEIAVCNLGSVNLAQHVTEQGL from the coding sequence ATGACAAGCGCGTCGTCAACGGCCTCACCGACGTCAACCAGCTCGCGCCGTTCAAGTACCCCTGGGCGTGGAACTACTTCCTCAACGCCAACAAGAACCACTGGACGCCNGTACGAGGCCAAGGCCGCGCGCGGCGAGATCAAGGTTTTCCGCAAGCTCAAGGCGGTCGACCTGTGGCGCAAGATGCTGTCCATGCTGTTCGAGACCGGGCACCCCTGGGTCGCCTTCAAGGACCCCTGCAACCTGCGCTCGCCGCAGCAGCACGTCGGCGTCGTGCACAGCTCCAATTTGTGCGTGGCTCCGGAAACCCTGGTGCTCACCGACGAGGGGCATCGTCCTATCGTGGAACTGGCGAAGAAAGGCAAAGCCAGGGTATGGAACGGAAAGAAGTTTTCAGATGTTGAAGTCTTCAAAACCGGTGAGCGGCAAGCCTTGATGAAAGTGGATTTTGACAACGGGGCATCCATTGAATGCACGCCGTATCATAAATTCTACCTCCAGGATGGATATGCTGCTTATGGCGGCAACATCAAGAAAGTTTGCGCCAATGAACTAAACCCTGGCGACAAGCTCATAAAATGGGACGCTCCCATTGTGAGCAATGCCGCTCACGAAGATTTCCCACACGCCTATACACACGGTTTTTTCTGTGGTGACGGAACGTATGGGAAAAACCAACGGCCCCTTGTCAGTTTGTACGGAGAAAAAAGGGGCTTGTCTGTATATCTGGATATCCGATCAGGTTCTGGAAAGCCAGATGCCAGCGGGCGATTGAATTATTCGTTGCCGCTTAATCTCCGTCCAAAATTCGATGTGCCAAACAACCACTCGCTGTCAAGTAAACTAGAGTGGTTCGCGGGGCTTGTCGATGCGGATGGAACCGTTGCCAGAAATGGCAAAGCACAAGGTGTTCAACTGGCCTCGACACACCCGGACTTTCTGGAACGGGTTCGTTTGATGCTGCAAACCTGTGGCGTCAATGCGTCTGTTTCGCTGGCGAAAGAAGCTGGCGTTTCAGCGCTGCCTGATGGACACGGCGCGCTGCGGGAATTTGAGACGAAGACGGTTTACAGGTTGTATATTTCTCATAAAGGACTGGAAATCCTGAATAAACTTGGATGGAATCCGAGACGGTTGAAAATAGCTTCGGTGGTTGGTAATCGGTACAGTGAATCATTCGTAAAAGTGGTTTCTGTCAAACATACAGGCCGCATCGACGATACATTTTGCTTCACGGAACCCGAACGTCACATGGGCGTTTTCAACGGTGTGCTCACAGGGCAATGCACCGAGATCACCCTCAACACCTCCGACGACGAGATCGCCGTGTGCAACCTCGGCAGCGTCAACCTCGCCCAGCACGTCACCGAGCAGGGCCT
- a CDS encoding ribonucleoside-diphosphate reductase subunit alpha, which translates to MPSHQSQRSLPMMNVIKREGAIVPFDRTRIEVAVTKAFLDVENRKGEEPGRRIKEIASAITDDVIAALDRHPDRTPHIEDIQDQVELALMRAGEHKVARAYVLYRERRAAERPKPQDLLDPGLAIHIKDANGKVMPLDGEMLIRRINLACENLEGVEPSRVRELTVKSCYEGMSISDLDQTLVMSARSLIERDPNYAFVAGRLLLDNLYTETTSRLIEPGKRPSRLEMASLYRNAFMQYIREGVRLELIDPVLADYNVSALADAIQPERDLKLDYLGLQTLADRYLIHHDGVRIELPQMLFMRVAMGLAINEADREAKAVEFYDLLSSLDFMSSTPTLFNAGTLRPQLSSCYLTTVPDDLDGIFAAVKDNALLSKFAGGLGNDWTRVRGLGAHIKGTNGKSQGVVPFLKVANDTAVAVNQGGKRKGAVCAYLETWHVDIEEFLELRKNTGDERRRTHDMNTANWIPDLFMKRVAEEGEWTLFSPNEVPDLHDLVGTAFEARYTEYEAKAARGEIKVFRKVKAVDLWRKMLSMLFETGHPWIAFKDPCNLRSPQQHVGVVHSSNLCTEITLNTSDDEIAVCNLGSVNLAQHVTEQGLDTAKLARTIKTAMRMLDNVIDYNYYSVPQARRANLRHRPVGLGLMGFQDALYKLRLPYASEAAVEFADRSMEAVSYYAIEASTELAAERGAYKTFDGSLWSRGVLPIDSLNLLEETRGQYIQVDKSSTLDWDGLRERVKAQGMRNSNTMAIAPTATISNICGVSQSIEPIYQNLYVKSNLSGEFTVVNRYLVADLKQRDLWDEVMVNDLKYYDGSVANIDRVPGDLKALYATAFEVDPRWLVEAASRRQKWIDQAQSLNLYMAEPSGKKLDNLYKLAWVRGLKTTYYLRSLGATHMEKAATRSAPAAAEEAPKVCSILDPECEACQ; encoded by the coding sequence CTGCCGTCACATCAAAGCCAACGGAGCTTACCTATGATGAACGTCATCAAACGCGAAGGCGCAATCGTGCCCTTCGACAGAACCCGCATCGAGGTTGCCGTCACCAAGGCCTTTCTCGATGTCGAAAACCGCAAGGGTGAGGAACCTGGCCGGCGCATCAAGGAGATCGCTTCTGCGATCACCGACGACGTGATAGCCGCACTGGATCGTCACCCCGACCGCACGCCTCATATCGAGGATATCCAGGACCAGGTGGAACTGGCGCTGATGCGCGCCGGAGAACACAAGGTCGCGCGGGCTTACGTGCTTTATCGCGAACGCCGCGCAGCCGAACGTCCGAAACCGCAGGACCTGCTCGATCCCGGTCTTGCCATCCATATCAAGGACGCGAACGGCAAGGTCATGCCACTCGATGGCGAGATGCTGATTCGTCGAATCAATCTCGCCTGCGAAAATCTCGAGGGCGTCGAGCCGTCCCGCGTGAGGGAATTGACAGTTAAAAGCTGCTATGAAGGCATGTCGATTTCGGACTTGGACCAGACGCTCGTCATGAGCGCCAGATCCCTGATCGAACGCGACCCGAATTACGCCTTTGTCGCTGGCCGATTGCTGCTCGACAACCTCTACACCGAAACAACCAGCCGGCTCATCGAGCCCGGCAAACGTCCGTCGCGCCTGGAAATGGCTTCGCTTTACCGGAACGCTTTCATGCAATACATCCGTGAAGGCGTACGTCTGGAACTGATCGACCCTGTGCTGGCTGATTACAACGTGTCAGCGCTGGCCGATGCCATCCAGCCGGAGCGCGATCTCAAGCTTGATTATCTGGGCCTGCAAACGCTGGCGGACAGGTATCTGATTCATCATGACGGGGTGCGTATCGAACTGCCGCAAATGCTGTTCATGCGCGTCGCCATGGGTCTTGCGATCAACGAAGCAGACCGCGAGGCCAAGGCCGTCGAGTTCTACGATTTGCTGTCGTCGCTCGACTTCATGAGTTCAACCCCAACCCTGTTCAACGCCGGCACCCTGCGCCCGCAGCTCTCCAGCTGCTACCTCACCACCGTGCCCGACGACCTCGACGGCATCTTCGCCGCGGTCAAGGACAACGCCCTGCTGTCCAAGTTCGCCGGCGGCCTCGGCAACGACTGGACCCGCGTGCGCGGYCTCGGCGCCCACATCAAGGGCACCAACGGCAAGAGCCAGGGCGTCGTGCCCTTCCTCAAGGTCGCCAACGACACCGCCGTGGCGGTCAACCAGGGCGGCAAGCGCAAGGGCGCGGTGTGCGCCTACCTCGAAACCTGGCACGTCGACATCGAGGAATTCCTCGAACTGCGCAAGAACACCGGCGACGAGCGCCGCCGCACGCACGACATGAACACCGCCAACTGGATTCCMGACCTGTTCATGAAGCGCGTCGCCGAGGAAGGCGAGTGGACGCTGTTCTCGCCCAACGAGGTACCCGACCTACACGACCTCGTCGGCACCGCCTTCGAGGCCCGCTACACCGAGTACGAGGCCAAGGCCGCGCGCGGCGAGATCAAGGTCTTCCGCAAGGTCAAGGCCGTCGACCTGTGGCGCAAGATGCTGTCCATGCTGTTCGAGACCGGCCATCCCTGGATCGCCTTCAAGGACCCCTGCAACCTGCGCTCGCCGCAGCAGCACGTCGGCGTCGTGCACAGCTCCAACCTGTGCACCGAGATCACCCTCAACACCTCCGACGACGAGATCGCCGTGTGCAACCTCGGCAGCGTCAACCTCGCCCAGCACGTCACCGAGCAGGGCCTGGACACCGCCAAGCTCGCGCGCACCATCAAGACCGCGATGCGCATGCTCGACAACGTCATCGACTACAACTACTACAGCGTGCCCCAGGCGCGCCGCGCCAACCTGCGCCACCGCCCGGTGGGCTTAGGGCTCATGGGCTTCCAGGACGCCCTGTATAAGCTCCGCCTGCCCTACGCCAGCGAGGCCGCGGTCGARTTCGCCGACCGCTCCATGGAGGCCGTGTCCTACTACGCCATCGAGGCCTCCACCGAGCTGGCCGCCGAGCGCGGCGCCTACAAGACCTTCGACGGATCGCTGTGGAGCCGCGGCGTCCTGCCCATCGACTCGCTGAACCTGCTGGAGGAAACCCGCGGCCAGTACATCCAGGTCGACAAATCCAGCACCCTCGACTGGGACGGCCTGCGCGAGCGCGTCAAGGCCCAGGGCATGCGCAACTCCAACACCATGGCCATCGCCCCGACCGCGACCATCTCCAACATCTGCGGCGTGTCGCAGTCGATCGAGCCGATTTACCAGAACCTGTACGTCAAATCGAATCTCTCCGGAGAATTCACGGTCGTCAATCGGTATCTGGTGGCGGACCTCAAGCAGCGGGATTTGTGGGACGAGGTCATGGTCAACGACCTGAAATACTATGACGGTTCGGTAGCGAACATCGATCGCGTGCCGGGCGATCTCAAGGCGCTCTACGCGACTGCCTTTGAGGTTGACCCGCGGTGGTTGGTCGAGGCTGCCTCGCGCCGCCAGAAGTGGATCGATCAGGCCCAGTCGCTCAACCTGTACATGGCCGAGCCGTCCGGCAAGAAGCTGGACAACCTGTACAAGCTCGCCTGGGTGCGCGGCCTCAAGACCACCTACTACCTGCGCTCGCTCGGCGCCACCCACATGGAAAAGGCGGCCACCCGCAGCGCGCCCGCCGCCGCGGAGGAAGCCCCCAAGGTCTGCTCGATACTCGATCCTGAGTGCGAGGCCTGCCAGTAA
- a CDS encoding methyltransferase: MSADIIRAIPAVLREVEEHRISSHAALELLGVTHESSALDTGHADFIAQQSHPAIIPFADLTIYAPSHVYHPWPQSSTHLMRQAIGASPCQAAILEIGCGTGAVGLSLAPPDACNELTLSDNDPAALAAAEINAMANGRFARVVKSDLFSAFEGDRQWDLIVFNAPLLFAAPGGLYHAMAIDTDGLLIERFMHELPARLKPAGSAYVAWAEGQGLDLPALAEKQNLTTQVRATDRRGSGIVVNILEVKHA; the protein is encoded by the coding sequence TTGAGCGCTGACATCATTCGAGCCATTCCTGCCGTGCTGCGCGAGGTCGAAGAGCACCGGATATCCAGCCACGCCGCTTTAGAATTGCTCGGCGTCACCCATGAATCGTCCGCCCTCGATACCGGACACGCGGATTTTATCGCGCAACAGTCGCATCCGGCGATCATCCCCTTCGCTGATCTGACCATCTATGCGCCCTCGCATGTGTATCACCCCTGGCCTCAATCGAGCACACATCTGATGCGCCAGGCCATCGGCGCGTCGCCGTGTCAAGCGGCCATTCTGGAAATCGGCTGCGGTACCGGAGCCGTCGGGTTGTCCCTGGCGCCGCCAGACGCCTGCAACGAACTCACGCTCTCAGACAACGATCCGGCGGCGCTGGCGGCCGCTGAAATCAACGCGATGGCGAACGGACGGTTTGCCCGCGTGGTGAAGTCGGATCTTTTCTCTGCTTTCGAGGGCGATCGTCAATGGGACTTGATCGTATTCAACGCGCCCCTGCTCTTTGCAGCGCCTGGTGGCCTTTATCACGCGATGGCAATCGACACGGACGGCCTGCTCATCGAGCGATTCATGCATGAGTTGCCCGCGCGCTTGAAGCCGGCCGGTAGCGCCTATGTTGCGTGGGCGGAAGGCCAGGGGCTTGACCTGCCCGCGCTGGCGGAGAAACAGAATCTGACCACGCAGGTGCGTGCAACCGACCGGCGCGGGAGCGGCATCGTCGTCAATATCCTGGAGGTGAAACATGCCTGA